The DNA region GGATGAAATGACGTATATACAAGCTCATCGATATGTTCTATTCAATTGTGGTATAATTGAAGAATTTCGAAGGACTTATATCTTTTTCTAAagataacatattttataacaactaatatcataaataatgaTTTACAGAGATCATCATACTACAATCAAAAGATTACACTGTCATCGTCGTTTATCACCACgtgagattgaaaaaaaaacattgtgaAAGTTTCCATGAGTGGCTCAAAGAAGTGGTCAACAACTCGTCATTATCATTTAATGGGCGAATAACTCCAGAAGTTAAAATTATTGCTCAAGGTCCACATCTAATCGTGAAAAGGTTTAGAGCATATGATGTGAAAAATGGATATAGATTTCGTACTAAAGATTCTGAAGTGAATTTAAGCACTCAAAATTGTGGAGTAATGGTTATTTCAAAAACTAATAGTTATGCAAGTACGAGTGATTGAAGACCAATCATTGGTGATGTAGTCTACTATGGAATTTTGACTGATATCATTGAATTGAACTACTCTGATGAATTTAAGATTGTATTATTTAGATGTGATTGGGCTGATGTTGATCAAAAGACAGGAATAAAAAAAGATCTTTTAGgatttaaaatgataaacttTTCTAGGTTGACACACAGGAAAATATCTCACAGATGATCCATTTGTATTTGCTTCGCAATGTCAGCAAGTTATATATGTTAAAGATGTTTTAAATCCTGGTTGATTTCTCCCAAGGCAACTAAAAGTTATAAATACTTATGACATGGGAGATCAAAGTATGGTTCACATTGAAATTGAGGAGTCTTCACTAATAATAGGAGATGATGATGTTGCTTGGGTTAGAGGTGATATTGAAGGAGAAACTATAAATCAACTAGCTTAATTTTATATCACCAAGTGAGACTTCCAATATTTATACATCTTATGTTTGACTCATAAGTGAGTTTGTAtagtgttttaatatattttgtaatgtaTTTGCAGATAAATGGCTCGGAAAAAAAGGTTAAATACTGTAGATTTTCCGGCTAATGGATCAACGTCTTGCATGTCATCatcatcaaataattcaatacatGATGCTTCTACTTTTGATGTCTTACATAGTGATACTCAAGGtagttattatgtttttattttttaattagttttaaatgtatctattaatttttaacGTATTTTTATACAGATTCTCAACCACTTAAAAGAGTACGCAGACCCACTACTCTACCTGATGTATGGGCTTTACCAAGTGATAAAAGAATTACAGTATCATTCAATCATTTGAACCAACCTACTGGACAAGAAGGATGCACATTGAGTTTTTTCTTATGTACACTCGTGCGAAATACAGAAATAACTCCATTGTTATATAATGACTGGAGATGCTTTCCCAGAGAATTGAAAGACCATCTAATAACATTGGTCAAggtaaattatttatcattcataatatttatttatttttattaatgttaatactaattatttttacagaATAGGTTTGATTTACATCAAATGGCTGAAATTTGGGAACTAAAATCGTTGGGAAGGTCATTGAAAGGTTATCGATCTGATTTGAAAGCACGATATTTTGGAAAATATCCGTTGAGAGaagatttgttaaagaatagGCGAGTTGGGATTCCAAATATACAATGGAATTTCCTCGTCAATTTTTGGTACTCAGATAAGAACATGGTATGACAATGTGATTCTATATTTATAGTaattgttatataaataaaatttataatttttattgtttagagAAATAGTTCAATCAACAAAAGATGTCGAGAGAAACAGAATATGCCGCATACATCTGGATCTAAAAGTTTTGCTCGTGTTGCTTCTGAAATGGTATAATGATATGAATTAtgatatcaataatttattctataaaCATGTATTACTTGTATTGTTTTAGGAAAGCGTTAGACTAGATCACTCAAGAGCTCATGTATTCCTCGAAACACATAAAGCTCGTAAAGATGGAAGACCTTTAAATGACAATTCATCTCGAGCCGCGGTAAAAATGTTATGCGTATACATTTATATGtgttttaaaatgtattaatgttaaatttaatacatttatgaatcaaataaaaacaagttaatCCAAACACCTTCTGAGGGACAAGTCATAAGAGATTTTCATAGAGATATATACTCACAACTCACAAGTGATTGGTCCTGATACATATGGACGTGTGAGAGGATTGAGTCTTCAAGCGTATCCAAAATCTTTAAGGACTGCTGACTTTTCTGTGGATGGTAGAACAAAGGTTGAtgaaattaatgatataaaacaAGAATTGAAGAGGATGGTTGCTAACCAATAAGAGATGCAAGGacaaataaataagttagaatCTTTGTTGGTTGACAAGGAAGACATCTTCCACTTTATGCGAAAATGAATCTACTTAaggtatttttttgttttgattattaCAATATTCATAATTGGCAGTACAGTATTAGAACTTTAAGTATAATATTAGATGTGGGGATCTTGTGATTCTTCTATTATCTTCTtgtattatatgttttttcttataTGGTTGATCTGTTTATATGacagttttatatatttttgtttgagttatagtactgtaaatataaaattaatgatttggTTTTGGTTCTCTCTTTTGATGGTATTGATAGCGGACTGAAGTACTCATCCTCGAGTTGTCATCTTCCAGGTTATGCAAAAATGAATCTATGTAAGGTATTTTTTCTTACCTTTTTATgtcttttttgttttgattattgCAATATTCATAATTGACAGTACAGTGTTAGAACTCTAATTATAATACTAGATATGCGGATCTTGTGATTCTTCTTCTGATCTTCTTGTATTAGATGTTTCTTCTTATATGGTTAATCTGCTTATGTGAAAgttgtatatattattgtttgagTTATAgtactataaatataaaaataatcatttggttttggttttctCTTTTGACGGTATTGATGGCTGACTAAAGTATTCATTCTCGAGTTGTCATCTTCCAAgttatagaaaaattaatctacgtaaggtattttttttttacctttttatgtcttttatgttttgattattgCAATATTCATAATTGACAGTACACTGTTAGAtctctaattataatattagatgTGCGGATGTTGtgattattctttttatatggTTAATCTGATTATATGAAAGTTTATactttttgtttgaattataataCTGTAGAAggaaaattaatcatttgtattaggttttttcttttgatgTTATTGATTGCTGCTGAAATATTCATCATTGAGTTGTCAGGAAGAAGAAATTTGGACACAgcaaacatgtttttttttcaaattttttctatatttagttcacattaaaatacattttttatttcgtatcttaaaaaaaatattcttttttataattgcAGTGAGGCCTAAGAAGAAGATCAAGTAGATAAAAATCATCAATTTCTAGTTTTCTATTTCAACTTTGTTGTTCAAaactattttgtttgtttgaaatcTTTTGACTATGATATGATATTATGagataattgtgattttattagaaaatcGTGTTAAgagaatttatgttaattttgttataattaaaaatgtcaagtataaaataatttttcttgatgattatttaatttagtggaaaaataaataaatattcaaataaaattgtaaaaaataaatcaatattataatattaagaattcttaaaaaataaaatagacccTTAGCAACGCTTAAATTAATGTTATCGGCGCTTAATTAAGCGTCGCTataacttgcgcccaccctgcttctggcgacgcaagaataagtgtcggtaatatctttggcgacgcttttaagggttgggagaagtctttttaagcgtcgccgaaagtcttttttgttgtagtgtataGAATTATCTTGGAagtaaataatttcaaaaatgaaatgttATCAATAATTGATATACTTGAAGATTTGATACTATTGTCAAAtcattataattgatttgatttttattttatttatagatttgatttttattttattttattttattttatattattgatatttaattttcactatttaagTACTAGACTTCTTATGTAATACACAAGAAAATAcaagtaataaaaatattattttttttatctcaaaattttatatagtaTCAGAGTCAAAGTTTTGTTATTGAGCTATAAAATTTAGTCTTTCGCTgtctccatcaatggttactttagtcattgataGAGGACGCTCTAATAatgctttattaattattattattattatttttaaaataatattttattgttgtattcgagagaatattttattcatcaaCATCCAGTGACACTCCTGCGTTTCAAGTCAACTCGTTGTCATTAACATCCAGTAACATTCCGATGTTTCAAGTCAACTCGCTGTCATCAACATCCAGCGACACTCCGGTGTTTCAAGAAACTCGCTGTCATCAAATTCCAGTGAAACTCAGGCGAATCAAATCCAACTCACTGTCATCCAGCGTAACTCCGGCGTTTCAAGTCAACTCGCTGTCATCAAATTCTAGTGAAACTCTAGCAATTCAAAGCAAATTCACTGCCATCCAGCGAAACTCCGACGATTCAAAGCCAACTCGTTGTCATCCACATTTCATCCCATCGACAACATCCTCTTCAATCTCTTCCCAAGGCTATATTACACCCCTCTATGTTACATCCCACAATCATGTGACTTACATACTAACCAAGTCGATTCGACGGAGTATGTGGTAAGTTGGGCAGTCTCAACATCTACTACCCAACTTGAGGGGGAGTGTAGAATTATCTTGGAAGGAAACTATTTTAAGAATGGAATGTTATCAGTAGCAAATCAATGAGAATAATTGATTTGCTATTTGATTGAAGATTTGTTgctgattgtcaaatcaattatgattgatttttattctattttattgataaatttgatttttattttattgatattttattttattgatatgtaattttcactatttaagcAATAGGCTTCTTATGTAATACACAAGTAATTACaagcaataaaaatattatttttcctcTTTCAAAGTTTCAAAATTCTATAGAATTTTGAGAGagggaaaataatatttttattgcttgtatttgtttttgtattacATAATAAGTATAGTGAttaaatagtgaaaattacatattaataaaatatcaataaaataaaaatcaaatatataaataaaataaaaatcaaatcaattataattaattcaaaaataagttgcaaatcttcaatcaagtagtaaatcaattattttcattgatttgCTACTGATGATATTCTATTTTTGGAATTGTCCTTCCATGATAATTTTGTAGTAGTGTTAATCATTTAAGTGAATCATTTTATAATCTTAATGTTTCGATAAGAATTTTCATAGTATATGATATATAGTGGTTGAGAATCTTGAAATTCAATGACTTTTCAATGTCAAATTTATAgtggaaaaaaataatattatatttttctttaagccaatatttaataattattcattattttagtCTATTTGAGTCTATCGAAACAAATACAATCATTTATAATAAGAGTTTAGAATCTTCTTCTGAATCTCAAATAATTGGGTTGATGAAACTATTTTGGAATGAGAtcctagattgaatatttctaTATGGCGacatattattaatcataataattatgaaaCTAGACGAAATTACATTAAAATGAGGTCATATCAACATATATTGTAGGAGTATATGATATCTGAATTTAAAAAGTAACAACGATGATTTTAATACTcagcttttattattttattatattgatttttgtgTGAAAAATTATAATCAGGGTAGATTTTATATCGTGACTCCGCCCTTATTATTCTGAaaggaaaaaatgaaaaattatattaatacatatgAGAGTGA from Impatiens glandulifera chromosome 5, dImpGla2.1, whole genome shotgun sequence includes:
- the LOC124939076 gene encoding uncharacterized protein LOC124939076; this encodes MARKKRLNTVDFPANGSTSCMSSSSNNSIHDASTFDVLHSDTQDSQPLKRVRRPTTLPDVWALPSDKRITVSFNHLNQPTGQEGCTLSFFLCTLVRNTEITPLLYNDWRCFPRELKDHLITLVKNRFDLHQMAEIWELKSLGRSLKGYRSDLKARYFGKYPLREDLLKNRRVGIPNIQWNFLVNFWYSDKNMRNSSINKRCREKQNMPHTSGSKSFARVASEMESVRLDHSRAHVFLETHKARKDGRPLNDNSSRAAICGSCDSSSDLLVLDVSSYMVNLLM